A DNA window from Halanaerobiales bacterium contains the following coding sequences:
- a CDS encoding C-GCAxxG-C-C family protein, with product MKSEERKELLEEIYQSAYDYESEYGFCAQAVLAALHDYFEGIDDEIIKASHPLAAGGAMCGDGACGALLGGMLAIGSYFGRRKDQFGDSDDEYWTGSSRLANKVREKFIEEFGSVLCGDVQELLMGRTYDLWDTADYKKFEEDGGHDDKCPDVTGKVAKWTAEVLLDENIKILN from the coding sequence ATGAAAAGTGAGGAAAGAAAAGAACTTTTAGAGGAGATCTATCAGTCTGCTTATGATTATGAAAGTGAATATGGATTTTGTGCTCAGGCTGTTTTGGCTGCACTTCATGACTATTTTGAAGGGATAGATGATGAAATAATAAAAGCCAGTCATCCTTTAGCTGCTGGAGGAGCTATGTGTGGAGATGGAGCCTGTGGTGCTCTTTTAGGTGGTATGCTTGCTATTGGTTCTTATTTTGGCAGAAGAAAAGATCAGTTTGGAGATAGTGATGATGAATATTGGACTGGTTCTTCCAGACTGGCTAATAAGGTAAGAGAAAAATTTATTGAGGAATTTGGTAGTGTATTATGTGGAGATGTTCAGGAATTATTAATGGGTAGAACTTATGATCTCTGGGATACTGCTGATTATAAAAAATTTGAAGAAGATGGAGGACATGATGATAAATGTCCTGATGTAACAGGAAAAGTAGCAAAATGGACAGCAGAAGTTTTATTAGATGAAAACATTAAAATATTAAATTAA